The following DNA comes from Geothrix edaphica.
CAGCCACATCTCCATCCAGCTCAACGGCATGCTGATGAAGCTGCCGGATGGCCAGCCGTCCATCTGGTCCATCATCGAAGACATCACCGCCCGCAAACGGATCGAGACGGACCTAAGGGTGGCGGCAACCGCCTTCGATTCCAGGGAGGCCATGATCGTCACAGACGCCCAGGAGACCATCCTGCGGGTCAACCGGGCCTTCACCGAGATCACCGGCTACACCGCAGAGGAGGTCGTGGGACGAACGCCGCGCATGTTCAAGTCGGGCCGCCACAATCAGGACTTCTACAAAGCGATGTGGGAGGCCATCGGGCAGGCCGGTGGTTGGCAGGGTGAGGTGTGGGACCAGCGCAAGAACGGTGAAGAGTACCCCAAATGGCTCACCATCTCCGCCGTCGCGGGGGAGGATGGGGTGGTCACCCACTACATCGGCACCCACTTCGATATCACGGCACAGAAAAGGACCGAAGAGAAGATCCAGGCACTGGCCTTCTTCGATCAGCTAACGGGACTGCCCAACCGGACCCTCCTCCTGGATCGGCTGAAACAGACCATGACCGCCACTGCGCGGAATGAGGGCCACGGCGCCCTGCTCTTCATCGACCTCGATCACTTCAAGAGGCTCAACGACACCTTGGGCCACGACCAGGGTGACCTCCTCCTGAAGCAGGTCGCTCAGCGGCTGACGGCTTGCATCCGGGAAGGCGACACCGTCGCGCGGATCGGAGGCGACGAATTCGTGGTGGTCCTGCCAGGACTGAGTCCGGTCCTGGGGGAAGCCGCCCGGGCGACAGAGTTGGTAGGGGAGAAGATCATCCAAGCACTCAACGCCGACTACCAGCTGGGCGGACATCCCTACAGGAACACGGCGAGCGTGGGGGCCACCCTGTTCATGGGCAAGGACACCACCATTGACGACCTGATGAAACAGGCCGACCTGGCCATGTACCGCGCGAAGGAATCCGGGCGCAATGCCTTGCGGTTCTTCGACCCGGACATGGAAAGCGCCGTAATCAGTCGCGTTGCCCAGGAAAGGAGCCTGCGCGAGGCCATCGAGCAGCAGCAATTTTGTATCCATTACCAGGCTCAGGTCCAGGAGGATGGGGCCCTGACAGGTGCAGAAGCCCTGGTGCGTTGGCAGCATCCCGAACGGGGAACAGTGCTCCCTGCCGAGTTCATCCATCTGGCCGAGGAGACCGGCCTGATCCTGCCCTTGGGTCTGTGGGTCCTGAGGGCAGCCTGCGTTCAGCTGGCAGCGTGGAGCCAAGATCCCGGCATGGCCCATGTGACGATCGCCGTGAACGTCAGTCCCCGCCAATTCCGGCAGGCAGGCTTCGTGGACCAGTTGATCGAGGTGATCGGAAGCACGGGTGTGAACCCGGAACGGCTGAAGCTGGAACTGACCGAAGGCCTGCTGGTCGAGAATCCCGAAGAAGTCGCCGGCAAGATGACTCTCCTGAGGGCCAGGGGCGTGGGCTTCGCCCTGGATGATTTCGGAACGGGCTACTCCTCCCTGTCCTACTTGAAACGGATGCCATTCGACCTGCTGAAGATCGACCAGTCTTTCGTCCAGGATGTGTTGACCGATCCCAATGATGCCGAAATCGCCCGCACCATCGTGGCGCTGGCCGAGAGCCTCAGCCTGGGTGTCATCGCCGAGGGCGTAGAGACCGTCGAGCAGCGGGACTTCCTGGCCAGCATCGGGTGCCATGCCTTCCAGGGGTACCTTTTCAGCCGGCCTCTTCCTGTCAACGAGTTCGAGGCGCTCGTCAGACGGGGGTGACAGCCCGCCGCTTGGCGGGCCAGACCTCGCGGCGGCGGGCGCGGGCGAGGCGGGTGATGAGCTCGCGGCGGAGATCGGCGGGGTCCACGATGGCGTCCACGTGGAGGTCGGCGCCGAGCTTCTTGAGGTTGATGTCCTCGTTGTACTCGTCGCGGAGCTGCTGGACGAAGGCCGCGCGCTCCGCTTCCGGCTTCTCGGCGATCTTGTTGGCGAAGACGGCGTTCACCGCGGCCTCGGCCCCCATGACGGCGATGCTGGCCGTGGGCAGGGCCAGGGTGGCGTCGGGATCGAACCCCGGCCCGCTCATGGCATAGAGCCCCGCACCATAAGCCTTGCGCACCACCACGCAGATGCGGGGCGTGCTGCAGCTGGCCATGGCGCTGATCATCTTCGCGCCGTGGCGGATGATGCCCTGCTTCTCCACGGCGCTGCCGATCATGAAGCCCGGCACGTCGCTGAGGAACACCAGGGGGATGCCGAAGGCATCGCAGAGCGTCATGAACCGCGTGGCCTTGTCGGCGCTGTCCACGAACAGCACGCCGCCCTTCACCCGAGGCTGGTTGGCCAGGATGCCCACGGGCTTGCCGTCGAGGCGCGCCAGGCCCGTGATGATCTCGCCCGCGAAGAGCTTCTTCACCTCCAGGAAGCTGCCCTCGTCGACCAGGCCCTCGATGAAGTCCTTCATCTGGAAGGGGCTGTTGATGTCCTTGGGGACGAGGCCTCCCAGAGCCTTCGCCTTGGGAGAGACCGCCTTCGGCGGAACGGCGGGAAGTGTGTCTTCGCAGTGCTGGGGGAAGTAGGAGAGATACTGGCGGCAGAGGGCGATGGCCTCCGGCTCGGTCTTGCAGAGGAAGTCGCCGCAGCCGCTCACGGAGCAGTGCATGCGCGCACCGCCGAGATCCTCGAGGCTGATCTTCTCTCCGATGACCATCTCGGCCATGCGGGGCGAGCCCAGATACATGCTGGCGTTGCCCTCCACCATCATCACCACGTCGCAGAAGGCGGGGATGTAGGCGCCGCCGGCCGCCGAGGGTCCGAAGAGCAGGCAGACCTGGGGCACCAGGCCCGAGAGTGCCACCTCCATGTGGAAGATGGTACCGGCGTGGCGCCGGCCCGGGAACATGTCGAGCTGGTCCGTGATGCGCGCCCCGGCGCTGTCCACCAGATAGAGCATGGGCACCTTCAGGCGCATCGCCACCTCCTGGATGCGGATGATCTTCTCCACCGTGCGGGCGCCCCAGCTGCCGGCCTTGATGGTGCTGTCGTTGGCCATGAGCGCCACCGGGCGGCCGTCCACCGTGGCCGTGCCCGTGATCACGCCATCGGCGGGCAGGTCCTTGTGCAGCGCGTTGGCGAAGAGGCCGTCCTCCACGAAGCTGCCCTCGTCCACCAGCAGGTGGATGCGCTCACGGGCGAAGAGCTTGCCCACTTCCGTGTTCTTCTCGTGGGCCTTGGACGAGCCGCCCTTCTTGATGCGCTCAACTTCCGAATGGAACTGATCCAGCTGCATGGGTACCTCGGGATGGATCCTTCAGCATAGCGGCCCGGCATGCCATTCTGGAGGGATGCTGGACGCAGACGGATCGAGGCGGACCGGGTTCCTGACGGTGCCTTTCTTCGTGGTCTGCGTTTTCTACTTCCTGGTGTTCGCGGCCGGATACCAGCTGTTCCCCGTGGTGCCGCTGCGCCTGCGGGAGCTGGGTGCGAACCTGGCGGAGAGTGGCCGCTTCCAGACGGCCTTCATGCTCGGATCAGGATTCGGCGCGCTGTTCACGGGGCCCCTGGGCGACCGCCTGGGGCCGCGCCGCGTGCTGCGCGTGGCCTCCCTGGCGGTGGTGGGGATCCTCGTGGTCTACGCGCTGCTGAAGGTGCGCTGGGTGTTCTACCTGCTGGCGCCGCTGCACGGCCTGCTGTGGTCCGCCCTGCGCACGGCCTCTGTGGCCAAGGTCGGCGGCATCCTGCCCCTGGAGCACCGGGCCCAGGGGCTGTCCATCTTCGGCCTCACGGGCCCCGGCGGCGTGGCGGTGGGCCCCCTGGTGGGCCTCTGGTTGATGCCCCACCTGGGCTTCACCTGGATGCTGGTGCTGCTGGCGGGCGTGTTCGCGCTGCTGTATGCCCTCATCGGCGCTCTGCCCCGGGAGGCCACCCGCGAGATCGAGGGCCCGGTCTTCCAGTGGCCGGACCGCTCCGTCTGGGGAGGCGTGGCCGTGATGGGCCTGGTGGGCCTCAGCTTCCGCCCCATGACGCCTTACAGTGCCCAAGAAGCCAAGGCCCTGGGCATGGCCTGGCCAGCGGCGTTCCTGACCTGCTTCGCCCTGGGCATGATGGCCATGCGCGGCCTGCTGGCGCTGACCGGCATGGGCCGGCGGCCCGTGGCGCTGATGCCGGGCATGGCCGCCCTGACTGCCGTGGGCTACGCCATGCTGGCCTTCCTGCCCGGGGGCCTGGCCCGGCACCTGTCCTCAGGCCTCGTCTACGGCGCCGGCTACGGCATGGTGCACACCCTGATGCTCACCCACCTCATGGAGACCACGCCGCCCCAGCGCCGGGGCGCGGCCACGGGGGCCTTCTTCTTCGCCTTCGATGCCGCCACGGCCCTGGGCTCCCTGGGCCTCGGCTGGGTCATGCAGCACGGCGGTTTCCGCTGGGGCTGGGCCATCGGCGCGGGCCTGATGACCCTCTCCATCCCCGTGGCCCACCGCGTCGTCGGCAGGCGCCCGACCCTGGCCAGCGGTCCGGATCCCTCTGTCATCCTTGAGGCATGAAGGATCTTTCAAGCTCCCGGCCCCGCCTGATGACCCGGCAGTTCGCCCTGGTCTGGGCCATCACCTTCGTGACCTTCTTTGCGGCCTTCCAGCTCTTCCCCACGGTGCCGCTGCGCCTGCGGGAATTGGGGGCGAGCCTGGCGGAGAGCGGCCGGTTCATGAGCCTCTTCACGGCCGGCAGCGCCCTGGGCGCCCTGTTCACGGGGCCCCTGGGTGACCGCGTGGGGCACCGCCGCCTGGTGGTCCTCTCCGCCTCGCTCTACGCATTCTTCCTGGCCGCCTATGCCCTGATGCCCGTGCGCTGGGGCTTCTACCTGCTGGCCTTCCCCCACGGCATCGTGTGGTCGGGCCTGCTGACGGCCACCATGGCCTCGCTCTCCCATGTGCTGCCGGAAGACCGCCGGGCCGA
Coding sequences within:
- a CDS encoding acyl-CoA carboxylase subunit beta; this encodes MQLDQFHSEVERIKKGGSSKAHEKNTEVGKLFARERIHLLVDEGSFVEDGLFANALHKDLPADGVITGTATVDGRPVALMANDSTIKAGSWGARTVEKIIRIQEVAMRLKVPMLYLVDSAGARITDQLDMFPGRRHAGTIFHMEVALSGLVPQVCLLFGPSAAGGAYIPAFCDVVMMVEGNASMYLGSPRMAEMVIGEKISLEDLGGARMHCSVSGCGDFLCKTEPEAIALCRQYLSYFPQHCEDTLPAVPPKAVSPKAKALGGLVPKDINSPFQMKDFIEGLVDEGSFLEVKKLFAGEIITGLARLDGKPVGILANQPRVKGGVLFVDSADKATRFMTLCDAFGIPLVFLSDVPGFMIGSAVEKQGIIRHGAKMISAMASCSTPRICVVVRKAYGAGLYAMSGPGFDPDATLALPTASIAVMGAEAAVNAVFANKIAEKPEAERAAFVQQLRDEYNEDINLKKLGADLHVDAIVDPADLRRELITRLARARRREVWPAKRRAVTPV
- a CDS encoding MFS transporter, with amino-acid sequence MLDADGSRRTGFLTVPFFVVCVFYFLVFAAGYQLFPVVPLRLRELGANLAESGRFQTAFMLGSGFGALFTGPLGDRLGPRRVLRVASLAVVGILVVYALLKVRWVFYLLAPLHGLLWSALRTASVAKVGGILPLEHRAQGLSIFGLTGPGGVAVGPLVGLWLMPHLGFTWMLVLLAGVFALLYALIGALPREATREIEGPVFQWPDRSVWGGVAVMGLVGLSFRPMTPYSAQEAKALGMAWPAAFLTCFALGMMAMRGLLALTGMGRRPVALMPGMAALTAVGYAMLAFLPGGLARHLSSGLVYGAGYGMVHTLMLTHLMETTPPQRRGAATGAFFFAFDAATALGSLGLGWVMQHGGFRWGWAIGAGLMTLSIPVAHRVVGRRPTLASGPDPSVILEA
- a CDS encoding EAL domain-containing protein, with translation MEQANPRASKFYRQGLLALAYFATGWLGLKTPYAGTHITLIWLPTGIAVAALLQWGRGVWPGIAMGAFLVNLAIGSTWHLAAAIAVGNTFAPILCLAYLTRFQFDTAFSRQKDVGLFIVGAALGMTVSATFGVASLSLAGAMPLKAAGPAWLSWWMGDTVGVFLAAPLFLSLNRKNLDQLRQAQKEYALWLMIAGTVVWLAFIHPPSQAGRSLPIALLTLPLLTWAGLRFGRTGTALAGLAFSLAAAWAVLMGHGLSRFLNPQLSQLILWSYMTALVLTGLLITALQAERVRMEDRLRDREAKLRGLYEMSPLGIVLTDMQGRYIEFNDAFQAMSGYSAEELTRLDYWALTPKSYEAEEARQLESLKRTGRYGPYEKEYVRKDGSHISIQLNGMLMKLPDGQPSIWSIIEDITARKRIETDLRVAATAFDSREAMIVTDAQETILRVNRAFTEITGYTAEEVVGRTPRMFKSGRHNQDFYKAMWEAIGQAGGWQGEVWDQRKNGEEYPKWLTISAVAGEDGVVTHYIGTHFDITAQKRTEEKIQALAFFDQLTGLPNRTLLLDRLKQTMTATARNEGHGALLFIDLDHFKRLNDTLGHDQGDLLLKQVAQRLTACIREGDTVARIGGDEFVVVLPGLSPVLGEAARATELVGEKIIQALNADYQLGGHPYRNTASVGATLFMGKDTTIDDLMKQADLAMYRAKESGRNALRFFDPDMESAVISRVAQERSLREAIEQQQFCIHYQAQVQEDGALTGAEALVRWQHPERGTVLPAEFIHLAEETGLILPLGLWVLRAACVQLAAWSQDPGMAHVTIAVNVSPRQFRQAGFVDQLIEVIGSTGVNPERLKLELTEGLLVENPEEVAGKMTLLRARGVGFALDDFGTGYSSLSYLKRMPFDLLKIDQSFVQDVLTDPNDAEIARTIVALAESLSLGVIAEGVETVEQRDFLASIGCHAFQGYLFSRPLPVNEFEALVRRG